The DNA region GGTACGCGTCCGGCAGGGTCGCCAACAGTTCGTCCACGTACTCGTGGTCGGCCACGACCAGGCCCGCCGTCCGATCCGTCTCGGCCACCACCTTCGTCAACGGCGGACGTGCCGCATCCAGAAGCTCGGCGATCGATCTTGCCGCTGAATCAGCGTGTCCTACCGCCGAACTCAGGTCGTTCTTGCGCACCTGGAGGGTGCTGACGAGCTCAGCCAGGGCATCTACTCCCTTGTCCAACTGGCTACTCTGGTCGCCGAACGATCCCAAGACCGTGTTCAAGTTGGTGACGACCTGGCCGATCAACTCGTCGCGGTCGGCCAACGTGTTGGTCAGCGCGGCAGTGTGCGTCAGCAGCGAACCGATGGTCGCACCCTGTCCTTGGAATGCACGGATCAACTGCCCACTCAAGGCATTGACTTGATCGGGATCCAATGCACGGAACAGTGGGCGGAATCCGCCGATCAGCGCGTCGAGATCCAGAGCGGGCGCTGTTTGGTCCACACCGATGGTGTCCCAGGGTTCGAGGGTCTGGGTGCCGCCCGGCCCCTCCTCCAGACCGAGGTAGCGACCGCCGATCAGATCGTCATAGCGGATGGCTGCGCGACTGCCGTCGGTCAGCACCACCGAATCGTCGGCGGTGAACTCCACCACCAGGGTGGCGTCCGGTTGCAGCGAAATCGCCTTTACCTTACCGACTTCCACCCCGGCCACCCGGACGAAGTTCCCGCTTTGCAAGCCACTGACGTTGCTGAACACGGCACGGTAGGTCACCTCACGCTGGAAACGCAGTTCGGCGAAGACCGCAAACATCGCAAACAGTCCGGTAATGCACACCGCCAGGAATGCGCCCAGACGCCAGAGCACGTGGCGCAGGTCAGCTCTCATTGCAGCGCTCTTCTTTCACTAGGACGTCCCGACCGCTGGCGGCGGGGCGTGCGGTTCACTGCCGGGTGGCGGCGGACCCGGCTCCCGGGGCTGTCCGGGTGGCGGCGCGGGGGGCAGACCCGGCCACAGCGGGGTGCCATCCGGTGCGTACAGCTGCGCCCCGTACGCCGGCGCGCCCGGATACGGAACCGGGCCGGGCGCGGGCGGCCCGAGGTTGCGAATGCTCGGCGGCTCAGGCACCGCGCGTGTAGCCGGCAGATAGTTGGCGTAACCGGGGAAGCCGATACCGGGGTTGGGACGGATGTCCAGGCCGGTGCCCCACCCGGTGTTGGTGATGAGCTGCCGTTGCGGGAAGTTGTCATCGACGATGGGCAGCGACCCGCAGCCGGGCTGTCCACCAGGTCCGCCCTTGGCGCCGACGATCGGCAGATTCTGCGGGTATCGGTACTGGTCGTCGCCGAGCAGCAGTGCAACGTCGGTGGTGACCGACCTACCGTTGATGCCTCCGGTCACGTCGTAGCCACCGTTTTCCAGGAACCAGTGGCCGCCGACCAGCATGCAGGTCAGCTGCGGGTTGTACTTCATCACCAATCCCGTCGTCGGCTCCAGCACATTGACGGCGTCGACCAAGTTGTCCTTGTTCGGACCAATGAGATCGATTCCGGATCGGGCCATTCCGGTGACGCTGACCAGGAGGTCATCAAGGTGAGCGGAGTTCTCGGTAACCGTGACGGCGGTGGTAGCAGCGGCGTCGAGCACGGCGAGAATGTCTTGTGCAGCGGCACTGTAGGTGTCGCTGAAGCCCTCGATGGCGCGCCAGTCATCCCGGATGATCTCGCTACGACTGTTCAGCGCGGCGAGCACCGTGTCGGCGTCGGAGGTAGCGCGACCGATGGTCTCGCCTTCGCCGCGGACACCCTCTGCGACCGCAGACAGCACCCCGTTGAGTTTGACCGGATCGATCCGCTTGAGTACCTCGGTGAGGTTTTGGAACACCGTATTCACCTCGGTGCTGACGTTCTGTGCCGGGATCACCGCGCCAGCAGTGAGCCGCGGTTGTACCGGGGTGTCCGGCGCGATCAAGTCGACGTACTTGGCACCGAATACGGTGGTCGCCTTGATTTGTGCGGCCACATTGGCCGGGATGTACCGCACCTGCTTTGGATCGATCTCCAGATCGAGCCGTGCCGACTCTACCCCGCCCTCCACGGCGCTGACTCGGCCGATCTCCACGCCCCGCATCTTCACTTTGGCGCCGGATTCCATCACCAACCCGGACCTTTCCGAGGTAACGGTCACCCGCACGACCGGAGTGAACGACCGGGTGAACAATGCCCACGTCAGCGCAACCATGGCAGCGATGACGGCAAAGAGCACGAAAGTCCACCACCGTGGCGCCAATCTCTTGTCCTGGCGCAGCGAATCCATGTGTCACCCCGAGAGATTGAAGTTTCCGGATTGGCCGTAGATGGCCAGCGAGACGAACAACGTCACGATCGACGCGACCACCAGCGAGGCCCGCACCGCACGGCCGACGGCTTCGCCCACGCCGGCCGGACCGCCCGAGGCGGTGAACCCGTAGTAGGTGTGCACCAGCATCACCACCACGGCCATCGAAATCGCTTGCAGGAAAGACCATAAGACATCGACCGGATTGAGGAAGGTGGTGAAGTAGTGGTCGTAGACACCAGTGGACTGACCATAGAAGAACGTGGTGCCCAAGCGCGCGGCCACAAAGGCCACCTGCACCGAGATGCAGTACAGCGGAATCACCACCAGTACACCGGCCAGTACTCGAGTGGAAGCCAGGTAGGCGATGGAACGGATACCCATCACCTCCAATGCGTCGATCTCCTCGTTGATCCGCATCGCCCCTAGTTGCGCCGTGGTGCCCGCGCCGACGGTCGCCGCCAACCCGATACCGGCCACCAGCGGCGAGGTGATGCGGACGTTGAGGAATGCCGAACTGAAGCCGGCTAGTGCCTCGACCCCCACGTCGGCCAGCTGGTTGTAGACCTGGACCGCGATCCACGACCCGGCGGACAGCGTCAGGAATGCGACGATGACGAGGGTTCCGCCGATGATGGCCAACGCCCCGAGACCGAGGCTCATTTGCGCAATCAATCGTAGTAGTTCGACGTTGTATCTGGTCAGGGCATCGCCCATGCCTTTGAGCGTGTGCCCGTAGAATTGAGTCTGGCGGCCCAGCCGATCCCAGCCCTCCAGCCATCCGGTCAGTGTCCGCCGGATACGCGGCAACGTCGGCGTGCTGGGAGTCATAGCGTCACCTTGACCGCGACGGCCGTGGCGATCACGTTGATCACGAACAACGCCATGAATGAGAAGACCACCGTCTCGTTGACGGCGGTGCCGACCCCGGCCGGCCCACCCCCAACCGACAATCCCTTGTAGCAGGCGATCATTGCCGCGGCCAGACCGAAGATCGATGCCTTGACCAGGCACACGATCACCTCCGGCACCCCGATCAAAAGTGTCAGACCGGCCACGAAGGCCCCCGGCGTCACATGTTGGACGTAGACCGAAAAGAAGAACCCGCCGACTATGCCGACGATGGTCACCACAGACGCCAGCAGTAGCGAAACCACCGTTGCAGCAAGCACTCTGGGTACTACCAGCGCCTGGATCGGGTCGATACCCAGTACCCGCATTGCGTCAATTTCCTCACGGATGGTGCGAGATCCGAGGTCTGCACACATTGCGGTGGCTCCCGCGCCTGCGATCACCAGCACGGTCACAATCGGCCCGATCTGCGTGACCGCACCAAGGGCGGCACCGGTACCGGAAAAGTCGGCAGCGCCGATCTCGACGAACAAGATGTTGAGGGTGAAGACCGTCAGCACGGTGAACGGAATTGCCAACATGATGGTCGGCACGATCGACACCCGGGCCACAAACCAGGTCTGCACCAGGAACTCCCGCCAGGCGAACGGAGGCTTGAACGTCGCCGTCAGGGTGTCGAACGCCATCAGGAAGAAGTCACCGAGTGCACGCACCGGCTTGGTCGCCGCGGCATAGGCGATGGTCATTGGCGCACCGCCGACCGGATGACCACCGAGATCGTGGCCCCGAACTCACTTTCGGTGTCTCGCCGCAGCTCATCCATCCTGCATCCACCCTCCACCAGACTTTACCGGCCAGCCGGTAAAGTAGCTCGAACGTAGGCCGCGCCGGCAAAGGCTGTCAAGGGTCATCTGCCGTCTGACCGATGAGTCTGGATGTGATCCGCCGCGAGAACCGCGGCTTCATCAGGCCGCACTCGCCGCTCCGCCGTCCACCTCGAGAACGCTCCCAGTGAGGTACGCCCCGGCCCGTGACGCGAGGAACTGCACTGCGCCGACGATGTCGTCTGCCCGCCCGGTCCGCCCTAGCGGCACCGTCGAGAGCAACTCAGCCCGCGTCGTCGCGTCGTCGAGGGCGAAAGCGCTCATCCGGCTCGGAAAATAGCCAGGAGCGATGGCATTGACCGTGATGTGCTCCTTGGCGAGTCGCCCGGCAAGATGGCGGGTCAGCATGTGCACGGCGGCCTTTGTCGCGCTGTACGGGTAGTTCTCCACCGCGGTGACCCGATGGCCGGCCAGCGAACCCACGTTGACCACGCGGGCGGGGTCGTCCGCCGAGGCCGCCCGCCGCAGCGGCACCAAAAGTGTTGTCGTCAAACGGAACAGTCCGATCAGGTTCACATTGGTGAGTTTGTGCCATGCGTCGTCAGGAAAATCATCCAGCGGCGCGCCCCACGTCGCGCCGGCATTGTTGACCAGTAGGTCGAGTCGGCCGTCGAACTCGGTGGCCACCGCCTTGGCGATGGCTGCACTGCCCTCGGGCACGCCCACGTCGGCGACAATCGACACACACTGTCCGCGCGAGGACAGCTGCGCGGCCACCGCCTCCCCCGCTGCGGCGCGACGTGAGGCGATGACCACCCGCGCCCCCGCGTCGACCAGCCCGGTGGCGATCATCTCGCCGAGACCCGCCGATCCCCCGGTGACGACGGCGGTCTTACCCGTGATGGAGAAGATCCCGGCGTTCACAGCGTCACCGAGAACCCGCCGTTGACGCCGACCGTCTGCCCGGTGATCCACCCGGCGGCCTCGGACGCCAGGAAACAGATCATCGCCGATCCGTCGGCAGGCTCACCGATACGCCGGATCATGTAGTGCTCGAGCACCTTTCGGTGCACTCGCTCGTCGGCGAGCATATCGGCGGTCGCCGGTGTGTACGTCGCGCCAAGAGCCACGGAGTTCGCAGTGATCAGATGGCGCCCGCCGATCCGGGCCAGTGCCCGGGTCAGCCCGGCTGCGCCGGCCTTGGCGCCCGAGTATGCTTCCAAACCGTTGCCCTCGCCCATTCGCCCGGCATCGGAGATGACGGTGACGATGCGCCCTCCCCGGCCCGCACGCACCATCTGTTCGACGGCATGGCGCCCGCAGTTGAGGACACCGCCGAGGTTGACCCGCACTGACCGGTCCCACTGCTCAGGAGTTTGCTCCCAGAACGGCACCGACGGCGGGTGGGTGCCGCCGCCGCCCTGATTGCCGGCGTTGTTCACCAGGATCCCGACCGGGCCGAGTTCGCGTTCGACGCTCGCGAACATGGCGCCGACTTCGTCGAAGTCACCGACGTCGGCCGGTGCGGCGATAGCTGGCACCCCTGATTCGCGAATCTCCTTGGCAACGCGCGCGGCCCGGTCGGCATCGATGTCGTTGACGGCTACCCCTCCGGCACCCAGCCGGGCAAGGTCGTGCACGATTCGATATCCGACGCCTTGCCCGGCGCCGGTAACCACGGCAACTCGGCCGGCCATATCCATGCCGATGACGGCCTCCTCCGCCTGGACTGCGGCTTCCTCACTCATCCTCAGCGGCCCTTCCATATCGGTGCTCTCTTCTCGGCGAACGCCGCCAAGCCCTCCTTGAAGTCCTCGGACACCAAGACTGGTTCGATCAACGGGGTTTGCAGTTCCCAACTCTCCCGGTCGCCCCATTCCTGGGAGCGACGCACCACCGCGGCACTGGCTTGAACCGCCACCGGCCCGTTGGCCGCGACCTCCTCGGCCAGTTCGAGGGCAACCGCACGGGCCTGGCCGGGTTCGGTCAGCCGATTGACCAGGCCCAGGGTGTGGAATTGCTCAGCGCTCAAAGGTTTTCCGGTGATCGCCAGTTCCATGGCACGGTGATACGGAATGCGCCGCGGCAGGCGGAACAGGCCGCCTCCCATCGCGGGCACCGCCCGGGACGCCTCGGGTAGCCCCATTGTCGCGTCTCTGGCGGCCACGATCAGATCGCAGGCCAGACACAGTTCCAGGCCGCCGCCGAGGGCGTGTCCTTCCACCGCGGCGATCACCGGTTTCGTCGGGGGTTCGAGCATGATGCCGCATCCGCCGCGCCGTTCGGTGCGCGCGATCTCGCCGCGCGCGGCGGCCTTCAGATCCTGGCCTGCCGAGAAGGTTCCGCCCGCCCCGGTCAGAACGGCAACCCGCAAGGCGGGGTCCGCCTCGAAACTGTCGACCGCAGCTTCCATCGCACGTGCGGTTGCCAGGTCGAAGGCGTTGCGGTGGTGCGGGCGGTTGATGGTCAGCACCGCGACATGGCCGACGCGCTCGAGGAGGATCAGCTCATCGGGGCTCTGCTCGGCCATCACGCTGCTCCCCCGGCGCGTGGGCCCTGATACAGCGTCACCACGCAGGCGCTACCCAGACCGTGGTTGTGTGACAAGGCAGTACGCGCCCCGGCAACCTGACGGTCACCTGCCTCTCCGCGCAGCTGCCACACCAACTCGGCGCACTGTGCCAGCCCGGTCGCCCCGAGCGGATGCCCTTTGGAGATCAATCCGCCTGACGGGTTGACCACCCAGCGTCCGCCGTAGGTGGTGGCACCATCATCGGCGAGACGACCACCCTCGCCTTCAGCGCACAATCCCAACGCCTCGTAGAGCAACAGCTCGTTGATCGAGAAGCAGTCGTGCAGCTCGATCACATCAAGATCCACCGGGCCCAGGCCGGTTCGTTCGTAGACCTCGTTAGCAGCTCGGCGGGAGGCGTCGCGCCCCACGACGTCGAAAGCGCTTTCCGATTCAAACGTCTCCGCGGTATCGGTGGTCAGCGCCTGCCCCGCGATATGGACCGCCCGGTTCTCCATGCCGTACTTGGCGACGAAGTCCTCGGAGGCCACGATCGCGGCGGCCGAACCATCCGAGGTGGGCGAGCACTGCAGTTTGGTCAGCATGTCGCAGACCTGGGTCGAACCCATGATCTCGTCGAGCGAGTACACCGTGCGGAACTGTGCGCGTGGGTTTTTCGCCGAGTGGCGGTGGTTCTTCTCGGCCACCTTGCCGAATTGCTCGGCGGTGGTTCCGAACCTCTCCTGATGCTCCAGACCGGCGTTTCGAAACAGCTCCAACATGGGCGGTGCGCCGCTGGCCGGCCGGTGCCGGGCGGCCACCTCCAGGAAGGGCTGCACGGGACTGGCGATATCCGGATAAGCCATGTTCCCAAGTGATCCCGGCTTCATCTTCTCGAAACCCACCGCCAGCACGCAATCGGCGGCCCCGCCTTCGACGAGTTGTCGAGCGGCGAACAACGCCGAGGATCCACTGGCGCAGTTGTTGTTGACGTTGAGCACCGGGATGCCCGTCCGGCCGAGGCCGTAGAGAGCCCGCTGGCCGGCCGTCGAGTCCGCGTGCACATAGCCCACCAGAGCTTGCTCGATATGCGGGTATTCGATCCCTGCGTCTTGGAGTGCCTCACTGATCGCGGCGCCGGCCAATTCAGGGTAATCGGCGGACGACTCGCCGGGTTTGGTGAACGGCGTCATGCCGACGCCGATGACGTGAGCGGTTCTCATCGGTTCGTTATTCCTGCCCTTCGGGTGCAGTGGAGGTGGAAAACCAAGTGCCGGTGGGGTCTTCGATGTGAGCGTTGCGTATCTCGGTGCGCAGCACCTTGCCCATCGGAGAGCGAGGCAGCTGCGATCCGACCCGGAGTGCACCAAGCTTCTTGACCGGCCCGAGCTTGTCGCGGGTCCAGGCCACCAGCTGCGCACCCGAGACGGTCTTGCCCGGAGTGGGCACGATCAGTGCCAGCGGCGTCTCTCCCCACCGGTCGTGCGGGATCCCGACTACCGCGGCTTCTGCCACCGCCGGGTGCGCAGCGAGAGCCTGTTCGAGTTCGGCGGGCCAGATGTTGAATCCACCCGAGATGATCAAGTCTTCCTTGCGTCCGGTCAGAAACAGAAAGCCGGCTTCGTCGAGGTAGCCCATGTCGCGGGTGAGCACCGCACCGTCGGGCAGGAACCGCGCCTTGGTCGCTTCCCCATCACCCCACACGCCGGCGAATGCGGTGGTGGTACGCGATGCGATCTCGCCTACCTCACCACACGGCAGTTCGTTGCCATCCTGATCCACGATCAGCAGTTGCGACCCGGGAACGGCTTTGCCCGCCGACGCCAGCCAGCGGCCGTCCTCGGCGACGTGGTCGGCCGGACTGAGGAAGGACAGGGGCGCTCCCTCACTCTGCCCGTAGATCTGCATCAATACGTCACCGAACGCCGCCCGCGCGAGCCGCAAAGTCTCTGCGGTGATCGGCGATCCGCCGTAGGCGATGCAACGCACACTGCTCAGGTCGGTGGTCGCCACCGTCGGATGGGTCGCCGCGGCATGGATCATGGTGGGAACGCCGAAGCTGAACGTGCACCGTAACTCGCTGAGTTTCGTCAGATAGGCACCGGCGTCGAAGCTACGCATCAACGCAATCGATCCGCCGGTGCTGACGAACGCGGGCATCGGCATCACGCTCGCGTGGGAAAGTGGGCCCGCGGCCAGGTAGCGGTCCTGCGGGGTGAATGCGGGCAAGATTCTGGCCGTTTCGGTGCCGACGGCCGTCCATCCCGCCACGTCGTGGAAGATCGCTTTGGGCCGCCCGGTAGTGCCGGCCGAGAATCGGATGGTCTGCGGCCGGTGGGGTGCAGTGTCGACCTGCGGATCGTGTGTCGACGCGGCGCCGAGAACGTCTTCGTAATTCGATGCGCCTCCGGAGGGGCGATGCTCTGCTGGGCCGTCACAGATCAACACGTGCGACAACCCCGCGACCCGGTCCAGATGCGGTGCGATCGTCGCGTGGTGCGGTTGGCCGACGATGAGAGCCGATGCGCCGATCGCGGTCAACAACTCTGCATTGATCTCGGGCGTGTTGTGGGTGTAGAGGGAGGCGCGGACGAAACCGCCCAGTGCGATGCCGAAGATCAACTCGAGCGCCTCGGGCGAATTGTCGGTGAGCGTCGCCACCCTGTCGCCGGGCTTCAGCCCGAGGTCTGCCAGCGCCTGCGAGAGCCGACAGGCTCGCTGATAGCAGTCAGAGTATGTCTGTACGCGATCGTCACAGATGAGCAGCGGATTGTCGGCGAACCGCTCTGCTCCCCGGCGGATCAGCGTCGTCAGATCCATCACCGGCTCCTCTCGTGAGTGTTGCCGACTCGCATCTCGCGGTCGGTTTCGACGCTATGAGCAGGCGACGGGAGCGCCAATGGGATGAGAGGCCACCAGCTGGTGGGCACCGGCCACATATGTGACGGGCGTCATACCTTCGGGTCGGGGGCAGTTACCATGAGCACCGTCCCGCAGAGCCGCGGCGCTACAGGATGTGAGGTACCGGTCAATGGTCTTGAACACCGTCGAGGTCGAACGGGTGACCACCTGCGGCCTGAATCCGGCCGAGGGCCGCGAGTTGTGGACCGAGCTGCTGGTGTCGTACGAATCCGACTTCGACTGCAGCTTCGCACCGACATGGGTGACCGGATCGGCACTACGAGCACGCACCAACCGTTTTCAGTACGTGTCGTGGCGATGTGACGGTACCGGCTATCGGCGGACGTCACGCCATATCCGCAACGACGGAGACCGGAGCGCGCGTCTGCTGGTGGCCCGCAGCGGGTGCCTGACGGTCTGCTACGACGACAAGACCGTGCTGGTTCGGGCCGGTCAGGCCTATCCCGTGTCGATGGCCCGTCCCATGTCACTGAGCAACGACCCGGGATCGGAGATCCTGGTGCTGGGCCTTGATTCGGAGACGGTTGCGCGCCGGTTGTACGACCTCGGTGGGCCGGCCCAGCCCATCGACCTGCGCACCGGTCTGGGCAGTTCGGTACACGCGTTGCTGACCAGCCTGGTCCGGGAGTCCGAGGTATTGGCCGCACACGAGTTCGACGCCGTCGCCGACCGCCTGATCGATCTGTTCACACTCACCCAGGAGCGCATCACCGCCGATACCGCTCCGGGCCGGCTCGGCGAAGTGGCGCGGGCCGCCCGCCGCTACGTCCAGCAGCATCTGGGCGAGCGCAACCTTTCGGCCACCCACATCGCGACGGCCCTCGGCTGGTCGCCGCGGCAGGTGCAGCTTGCCCTCAAGCACGCCGGCACGACCACGAACAAGATGATCAAGGACGAACGGCTCAGCGCAGCGTACGCCGTTGTGGTGGCCCCGGGCGCCCACCGATCCCTCACCGAGTTGGCCGCCGAACTGGGCTTTGCGACACCGAGTGCGTTCAGCACGGCGTTTCGCCAGCGTTACGGACTCAGCCCGCGGCAGTTGCGCGACCAAACCCGGCGCGCAGCACTCAACGACGGTGAGCCGCGGCTGCCAGCAGGCTGAGATCAGCGTCGCCGGGAATCGGCCCGTCGGACAAGATCGGTCCACCGTGACCGACGGTGAGCGTCGGCCACAGCCGGTCGAACGGCACCGTCGCGAAGTCCGCGGCGGCCGCCAGCCCCCGCCCTGGGCTGGCGTGCTGGGGGTATCCGAGCCCGGCGAAATTCTCGGCACCGCACAACACCGCCGGCACGCCCGCCGTCTCGAGTCTGCGCAACATCGGGCTGTGCGCGTCGGATAGCTCTTCGACGCGCTCTTCGCAGACCCCCGGTTCGGAAGACTCCCACACCAGGATGCGGTCGGCACCGGCGGCCACATAATGACCGACCAGCACGCCGAGCAGATCGCCGACGTCGGCGAGCAGGTCCGGCAACTCCGACTTCGGCGTCGAAAATGCCTGTGCCAGAGCCTTAGTCAGAACTCCCGGGCCGCTGAGAGAGGCAGCCACCGGCTGAGCCGGATACAACCTGGCGAGCACGGTGGTCAACTCCAAGGCCGCGGAGAGAATCGGGGTCAGGGCCAAGTCGACGTCGATGACCTGTGCGGCCGAGGTCACCGAACCGGTCACCGCATCGGCCTCGGCCCGCGGATCGAAGTGGGTGACCACCCAGTCCGGTCGCACCAACGCGACCGCTTCCCGCAGGCAGTACGCCCAGCGTGTCGGGTCGGTTCGCCAGCACGGCTCGGTACCGCTGATACGCGCCGCGACTTGGTCGAGGACCGGCGCGAACGCCGGCGTGCCGTGGGCGGTCATGTGCCGGCGACCGGCTCCGACCAGTCCCACGAGCCCAGGTAGCCGAGCGGGGCCGGGGGTTGCTCGCGACGCCAGGTGGCGACGAAGTCATCGTAACTGGCACCCCGGGCGAGTCGGTCCCGGCGGGCTTGCGCCCGGGCCGCAGCGGTGCCATCGGCATCGAGTTCCCCGCGATCATCCCAGGCGGTGTGGTAGACGTCGCGAGCAACCACCTCGCTGATCAGTCCGCGGCGCAGATCCTTCATCACCTCGACCGGGTCACGCTCCAACGGGTCACCGTAGCCCGCCCCGCCACCGACTCGCTGAATCCAGATGTCTCCCTCGGCAATCGGGTCGGCAGCCTGCACCGGGTTGCTGACCTCATAGGTTCCCGGCAGCGGCTGATCGCGCAGCAGATCGCGGGCGTCGTAAGTCAATCCCGGTGCCCCACCGGCCATCCACTCGAGCACCGCGTCCACCCCGCCCTCGGGTCGCACCCGAAGCAGCGGAATGCACGGGCCGGCGTATCCGCCGAACAACCCGCCGGTCACCGGGAATTTCCCGCCCATACTGGTGATCCCGAAGCCGAACAGCTGGCTGCCGTACAGCATGTACGCCCATTCCACCGACGCCCCGCCGCGGTACTTGCCGAAGCCGTGGTTGTCCGGCGGAATGCGGCGCCACAGGCACAGCACCGGAATCTCGTTCTCCCGCCACTCGATCTCCCCCCAATCCGACACCGGCGCGAACACCGGACCGGCCGCGTGCTCACCGTCCTCATCACACCGGGCGCCGCCGCCGGCCGCATTCATCTCGGTCGACACATTCGCCGTCAGCTGCCCATGCTGGGTCAGCCCGCCGTATTGCAGCGTCGGGATCATCGCGTACCAGGGCGCCATCGGTCGAACACTGCCCGGATTCGCGAACAACGCCTTGGTGACCGCCGAATGCAGTGCGGCGTTGAAACAGAACATCGTCATCAGCGACAGCGACGTCGGCTGTTCGGCATCGGCGGTCACGATGGAACCCGGTTCCAACTCGAAGTCCAGCGCGGAAATGAACCCTGCCGTGCGGGGCAGATCGGCGAACAGGAAGTTCATGAACAGGTTACCGACCATCGCCCGAGTGAAGTGGGCCTGCGCGTTGAGTGCCCGGTCGATCGACGGCGCGGAGCCTCGGGTGCGGACGGTGAGCCGATCGCCGCGTTTTTCCAGCTCGACGCTGATTTTGAACAACCGTTCTTCCAGCAGTGTGGTGTCAGCGAACTGGATACCGCGGTAGACACCATCGGGCCATTCCGAGATACGCCGTCGCACTTCGGTTTCCGTAGATTCCAAGACTGTCCGCAAAGTAGCGATCAGCAGGTTTGCCGACCGCTCTGCCATGAAGTCGTGCATGCGCTGCTCGACCATCCGAACGGTCGCCAGCTTGGAGCGGAAGTCTGTGAGCCACAACAACGGATCACGGACCTGGTTCTGGAACAGGTTGATCAGGTCACGGCGGAACGTGTAGTTCTCGCCGACCTTCATCGGCGGGATCCGAACCCCTTCACCGTACTTGGTGGTCGCACGCAACGCGAAACCCCCGGGGTCGACCGCGGCACCGTTTTCACCCTCGTGCACGATGGCGCTGATCCACGCAATGTGTTCACCCTGCCAGTACAACGGGATCAGCAGCGTGTGGTCCGGGTTGTGGGTGCCGCCGTAGTTGGCGTCGTTGTGGTAGAAGATGTCACCCTCGGTAACGCCGACGGTGGGTTCCTCGGCCCAGTACCGGTTGATGAACTTCGGCACCGGCGATGTGGTCGCCGAGAACATGTTGACACCGCCGGAACTGGCCACCGCGAACTCGCCTTCACGGGTGTATATCCCCACGATCAGATCGCCGTATTTGGCTGCCGGCGAGGCGCAGATCTGCTCCAGCATTTCCATCGCCGACTCGAGTACCGCCTCGATCCGACTCAGCGCCACAGTGATATCGGTCGGGTCGGTGATCGACCGCATCGCCTCGTCCTCGCGCGCGGTACGCAACCGCAGCCGGTGTTCGGCGGTGATAGCACTATCAGGACCGTACATCACCGGCTGGTTGTTGATCAGGTCGGTGAGAAACTCGCGCGCGGCCGCGGCGGAATCGATCGCTGTCATCGAACGTTCTCCTGTCGCATCCGAAAGAAGCCATAAGGATCCATCTCGCCGGACCAACCGGGTTCGACGACGATGGTGGTGTCGGCGGATTCGATGACCGCCGGACCGTTGATCCGCTGGCCGGCCTCAAGCGCGGCGTAGGCGTACAGATCGGTATCCGCCGGTCCGTCACGCCACACGCACCGCCGTGATCCGGTCCAGGCCGACCCATCGGCCCCCGCAGTGCCCACTCGCTGCACCGGCTGCGCCGCCGGACGGGGAATCCACGCGCGCAACCTGATCGCATCGATCGAGATGCCCACCTCCCGGGTGAGTGCCAGATCGCCGAACCGGTCGCCGTACTCGGCGAAGTACGCCCGGATCACGGCCGCGACATCGGTCTCGCTGTTCAACCGTT from Mycobacterium sp. SMC-4 includes:
- a CDS encoding MCE family protein; this encodes MRADLRHVLWRLGAFLAVCITGLFAMFAVFAELRFQREVTYRAVFSNVSGLQSGNFVRVAGVEVGKVKAISLQPDATLVVEFTADDSVVLTDGSRAAIRYDDLIGGRYLGLEEGPGGTQTLEPWDTIGVDQTAPALDLDALIGGFRPLFRALDPDQVNALSGQLIRAFQGQGATIGSLLTHTAALTNTLADRDELIGQVVTNLNTVLGSFGDQSSQLDKGVDALAELVSTLQVRKNDLSSAVGHADSAARSIAELLDAARPPLTKVVAETDRTAGLVVADHEYVDELLATLPDAYRALGRQGLYGDFFSFYLCDIVLKLNGKGGQPVYVKMAGQSTGRCAPK
- a CDS encoding MCE family protein, with amino-acid sequence MDSLRQDKRLAPRWWTFVLFAVIAAMVALTWALFTRSFTPVVRVTVTSERSGLVMESGAKVKMRGVEIGRVSAVEGGVESARLDLEIDPKQVRYIPANVAAQIKATTVFGAKYVDLIAPDTPVQPRLTAGAVIPAQNVSTEVNTVFQNLTEVLKRIDPVKLNGVLSAVAEGVRGEGETIGRATSDADTVLAALNSRSEIIRDDWRAIEGFSDTYSAAAQDILAVLDAAATTAVTVTENSAHLDDLLVSVTGMARSGIDLIGPNKDNLVDAVNVLEPTTGLVMKYNPQLTCMLVGGHWFLENGGYDVTGGINGRSVTTDVALLLGDDQYRYPQNLPIVGAKGGPGGQPGCGSLPIVDDNFPQRQLITNTGWGTGLDIRPNPGIGFPGYANYLPATRAVPEPPSIRNLGPPAPGPVPYPGAPAYGAQLYAPDGTPLWPGLPPAPPPGQPREPGPPPPGSEPHAPPPAVGTS
- a CDS encoding ABC transporter permease, whose translation is MTPSTPTLPRIRRTLTGWLEGWDRLGRQTQFYGHTLKGMGDALTRYNVELLRLIAQMSLGLGALAIIGGTLVIVAFLTLSAGSWIAVQVYNQLADVGVEALAGFSSAFLNVRITSPLVAGIGLAATVGAGTTAQLGAMRINEEIDALEVMGIRSIAYLASTRVLAGVLVVIPLYCISVQVAFVAARLGTTFFYGQSTGVYDHYFTTFLNPVDVLWSFLQAISMAVVVMLVHTYYGFTASGGPAGVGEAVGRAVRASLVVASIVTLFVSLAIYGQSGNFNLSG
- a CDS encoding ABC transporter permease, encoding MTIAYAAATKPVRALGDFFLMAFDTLTATFKPPFAWREFLVQTWFVARVSIVPTIMLAIPFTVLTVFTLNILFVEIGAADFSGTGAALGAVTQIGPIVTVLVIAGAGATAMCADLGSRTIREEIDAMRVLGIDPIQALVVPRVLAATVVSLLLASVVTIVGIVGGFFFSVYVQHVTPGAFVAGLTLLIGVPEVIVCLVKASIFGLAAAMIACYKGLSVGGGPAGVGTAVNETVVFSFMALFVINVIATAVAVKVTL
- a CDS encoding SDR family oxidoreductase, yielding MNAGIFSITGKTAVVTGGSAGLGEMIATGLVDAGARVVIASRRAAAGEAVAAQLSSRGQCVSIVADVGVPEGSAAIAKAVATEFDGRLDLLVNNAGATWGAPLDDFPDDAWHKLTNVNLIGLFRLTTTLLVPLRRAASADDPARVVNVGSLAGHRVTAVENYPYSATKAAVHMLTRHLAGRLAKEHITVNAIAPGYFPSRMSAFALDDATTRAELLSTVPLGRTGRADDIVGAVQFLASRAGAYLTGSVLEVDGGAASAA
- a CDS encoding SDR family NAD(P)-dependent oxidoreductase codes for the protein MSEEAAVQAEEAVIGMDMAGRVAVVTGAGQGVGYRIVHDLARLGAGGVAVNDIDADRAARVAKEIRESGVPAIAAPADVGDFDEVGAMFASVERELGPVGILVNNAGNQGGGGTHPPSVPFWEQTPEQWDRSVRVNLGGVLNCGRHAVEQMVRAGRGGRIVTVISDAGRMGEGNGLEAYSGAKAGAAGLTRALARIGGRHLITANSVALGATYTPATADMLADERVHRKVLEHYMIRRIGEPADGSAMICFLASEAAGWITGQTVGVNGGFSVTL